A window of Cohnella herbarum contains these coding sequences:
- a CDS encoding ATP-grasp domain-containing protein — MTTSADSDSLSILITGGRSPAALELSRLFQAAGHRVYAAESIPYHLCRVSRSVERSFTVPAPIGDPSGYVQSLRKIAEEHDIDVLIPVCEEIFYISRELDRFDGVCRVFATPIDELERVHHKEKFIRFAERMGLPVPATVLIEFPESWLPLLEDSRFGEGLVLKPAYSRFASRTLFMDLSRGSLSAEQRQHFVRKLENAKASPTLPWVAQELLRGEEWCTYSVAHDGVITAHAAYRSRFRAGRGASIHYEPAIQPQLFEWVRNFISRSSFTGQIAFDFMVSPEGAVMPMECNPRATSGVHLFGSSDGSLAEALLTPSGLIANGRIATPSEIAGSGAMLTAAMLSFGLTQAVRQRMLREWQRAYRSSRDVVFRREDPKPFAEQFRLLAWTRRVARRRGFSLQEASTSDIEWNGER, encoded by the coding sequence CGTATCATTTGTGCCGGGTATCCCGTTCCGTCGAACGGAGCTTTACCGTACCCGCTCCGATCGGCGACCCGTCCGGATACGTCCAGTCGCTGCGTAAGATCGCAGAGGAACATGACATTGACGTTTTGATACCGGTATGCGAAGAGATCTTCTACATCTCCAGGGAACTTGACCGGTTTGACGGCGTCTGCCGGGTGTTCGCTACTCCGATCGATGAACTGGAACGCGTTCATCACAAAGAAAAATTTATACGATTCGCCGAGCGTATGGGCTTGCCTGTTCCGGCAACCGTGCTGATCGAGTTTCCGGAAAGCTGGCTGCCGCTGCTCGAAGACTCCCGGTTCGGCGAAGGACTCGTGCTCAAACCGGCTTACTCCCGGTTCGCATCGCGTACTTTGTTCATGGATTTGAGCCGAGGTTCCTTATCTGCCGAACAGCGGCAACATTTTGTCCGTAAGTTGGAAAATGCCAAGGCGTCGCCAACTCTTCCTTGGGTTGCGCAAGAACTGCTGCGAGGCGAAGAATGGTGCACTTATAGCGTGGCGCACGACGGCGTGATCACCGCTCATGCCGCCTACCGCAGTCGTTTTCGAGCCGGGCGCGGAGCTAGCATTCATTATGAGCCGGCTATACAGCCTCAGCTATTCGAGTGGGTACGAAACTTCATTAGTCGAAGCAGCTTTACCGGTCAGATCGCGTTCGACTTCATGGTATCTCCGGAAGGAGCCGTCATGCCGATGGAATGCAACCCTCGCGCGACGAGCGGGGTCCATCTGTTCGGCTCCTCGGACGGCAGTCTGGCGGAGGCATTACTGACTCCGTCGGGCCTCATCGCGAACGGTCGAATCGCGACGCCTTCGGAGATAGCCGGAAGCGGCGCCATGCTAACAGCCGCAATGCTGTCGTTCGGGTTGACGCAAGCCGTCAGGCAGCGCATGCTTCGCGAATGGCAGCGCGCTTACCGGAGCAGCCGAGACGTCGTGTTTCGTCGGGAGGATCCGAAGCCGTTCGCGGAGCAATTCCGGCTTCTCGCTTGGACTCGTCGCGTCGCGCGTCGCCGGGGCTTCTCCCTGCAAGAGGCTTCAACATCCGATATAGAATGGAATGGTGAACGATGA
- a CDS encoding NAD-dependent epimerase/dehydratase family protein: MTKALVTGATGFLGRATALRLRDLGWDVQGLGRDPQAGRLLTEQGIPFVQADLRSTKEIEKACAGQDYVIHCAALSSPWGRYRDFYEMNVTGTENVVTGCLRHGVRRLVHVSTPSVYFDYSDRLLISEQTELPRKPVNAYAATKLIAERIVSDAGANGLPSVIIRPRAIFGPGDTSLFPRLLRVNESRGIPMIGGGQAELDLTFMDNVVDALLMACRAPDDATGHIYNISNGEPVKLIELLRQLFDELQLPLRVKPVSRPIALAAGQGLEWLYRALPSLGPEPKFTRYTVGLLAYSQTLNISKARKSLGYEPRISIKEGLRRFADWWRNERL, from the coding sequence ATGACTAAGGCGCTCGTGACTGGCGCAACGGGATTTCTAGGACGGGCGACGGCCCTTCGTCTTAGAGATTTGGGCTGGGACGTGCAAGGGCTCGGCCGCGACCCGCAAGCCGGACGCTTGCTGACCGAGCAAGGTATCCCCTTCGTTCAGGCGGATTTGCGTAGTACAAAGGAGATCGAGAAAGCTTGCGCGGGACAGGACTACGTCATCCATTGCGCGGCGTTGTCCTCCCCCTGGGGGCGTTACCGGGATTTTTACGAGATGAATGTAACCGGTACGGAGAATGTCGTTACCGGCTGTCTTCGTCACGGCGTGCGTAGACTCGTGCACGTCTCGACGCCAAGCGTCTATTTCGATTATTCCGATCGGCTGCTTATCTCCGAACAAACGGAACTTCCGAGAAAGCCGGTGAATGCCTATGCCGCTACCAAGCTTATCGCGGAGAGAATCGTATCGGATGCCGGAGCTAATGGCTTGCCTTCGGTCATTATCCGTCCGAGAGCCATTTTCGGGCCGGGCGACACTTCGCTTTTTCCGCGTCTGCTGCGCGTGAACGAGTCGCGGGGTATTCCGATGATCGGCGGAGGTCAAGCGGAGCTTGATCTGACCTTCATGGACAATGTCGTAGATGCGCTTCTTATGGCCTGCCGAGCGCCGGATGACGCTACCGGACATATCTACAATATTTCCAACGGCGAACCCGTCAAGTTGATCGAGTTGCTAAGGCAATTGTTCGATGAGTTGCAATTGCCTCTTCGCGTCAAGCCTGTCTCTCGTCCGATCGCGTTGGCTGCGGGACAAGGTTTGGAATGGTTATACCGGGCCCTTCCTTCGCTTGGTCCGGAACCGAAGTTCACGCGGTACACGGTCGGGCTGCTCGCCTATAGCCAGACGCTCAATATATCCAAAGCGCGCAAATCCCTTGGGTATGAACCGCGAATTTCCATAAAAGAAGGATTGCGCCGGTTCGCGGACTGGTGGCGGAACGAACGCCTATGA
- a CDS encoding MBL fold metallo-hydrolase, which produces MTHHLRTVPVELLLLSAGYCLHPEFVTLRGGSIRPAAYPAGFACIRHPSRGWILFDTGYSSRFRELTMSLPYSLYRHLTPVRLQEENTAVRQLAKLGIGVEEVRYVILSHFHADHIGGARDFPSARFLYPQSAYDAVRTLGPVPATRAGFIAGLLPDTFDEIAQPIERASMEISLSDDIPFSGGRDIFGDGSLIAIPLPGHAAGQIGLLLSTANARVLLCADAAWSSRALRENRPPHPIAGIVMSDRTAYRETFDRLRKWQVADPELILVPSHCKEFFDIDSEEVHRL; this is translated from the coding sequence ATGACGCATCATCTTCGAACGGTACCGGTCGAGTTGCTTCTATTATCCGCGGGTTATTGTTTACATCCCGAATTCGTGACGCTACGAGGCGGCTCCATACGTCCTGCCGCTTATCCGGCCGGCTTCGCTTGTATCCGCCACCCGTCGCGCGGCTGGATTCTGTTCGATACCGGCTACTCCTCGAGGTTTCGAGAATTGACGATGTCGCTCCCTTATTCGTTATACCGCCACCTTACCCCCGTCCGGTTGCAGGAAGAGAATACCGCCGTCCGCCAACTGGCCAAGCTCGGTATTGGCGTAGAGGAAGTCCGTTATGTGATCCTCTCGCACTTTCATGCCGACCATATCGGGGGAGCGCGGGATTTCCCTTCTGCCCGGTTCCTTTATCCGCAGTCTGCTTATGACGCCGTTCGGACGCTCGGGCCTGTCCCTGCGACCCGCGCAGGTTTCATTGCGGGCTTGCTGCCGGATACCTTTGACGAAATCGCGCAGCCGATCGAACGTGCGTCAATGGAGATATCACTCTCTGACGACATCCCTTTTTCCGGCGGTCGCGATATTTTCGGAGATGGCAGTCTGATCGCCATCCCTCTACCGGGTCATGCAGCGGGACAGATCGGCCTGTTGCTTTCCACGGCTAACGCAAGGGTGTTGCTCTGCGCCGATGCCGCCTGGTCGAGCCGCGCGCTTCGCGAGAATCGGCCGCCTCATCCTATCGCTGGCATCGTCATGTCCGATCGAACGGCATACCGCGAAACGTTCGATCGGTTGAGAAAATGGCAAGTCGCAGATCCGGAGCTTATCTTGGTACCAAGCCATTGCAAGGAATTTTTCGATATCGATAGCGAGGAGGTTCACCGTCTGTGA
- a CDS encoding F390 synthetase-related protein — translation MRNIFAFIKHYRDGKRRGGRADSASFERRRERRVVRHVEFIRRRSAFYRDWWGEIPSRQWRSFPLIDKSIMMEHFDRLNTASITKDQAFAVASAAEASRDFKPAVGEVTIGLSSGTSGNRGLFLVGSRERAGWAGAMLGKMLPGSILARTSIAFFLRANSNLYESVRSKRLTFSFYDLLLPLSDHLKSLGRQQPDVIAAPPSVLRVLAEALRSGKLDVRPRRIISVAEVLDPLDREAIGQAFGQTVHQIYQCTEGFLGCTCPHGTLHLNEDLVYIEKEYVPGRSRTFVPIVTDISRTTQPIVRYRLNDLLTESEWPCPCGSPYTAIERIEGRCDDIFYATGKQGNGELVTVYPDFVTRAIIESSSAIEQYRTVQTALDKWTIELELTEHGRASTEDLVRQSIAALCDRLSCRMPELEFAAYSYLAGPNKLRRVERKYKP, via the coding sequence GTGAGGAATATATTTGCTTTTATCAAGCATTATCGGGATGGCAAGAGACGCGGCGGAAGGGCGGACAGCGCGTCATTCGAACGACGCCGCGAGCGCCGAGTCGTTCGGCATGTCGAATTCATTCGAAGACGATCCGCTTTTTATCGAGATTGGTGGGGTGAAATCCCTTCTCGGCAATGGAGGTCCTTCCCTCTAATCGACAAATCGATCATGATGGAGCATTTTGACCGTTTGAATACAGCGAGTATCACCAAAGATCAGGCTTTTGCCGTGGCGAGTGCGGCGGAAGCCTCTCGGGATTTCAAGCCTGCCGTAGGCGAAGTGACAATCGGATTGTCTTCCGGCACGTCCGGCAATCGAGGACTGTTCCTCGTCGGAAGTCGCGAACGAGCGGGTTGGGCGGGAGCGATGCTGGGCAAGATGTTGCCCGGTTCGATCCTCGCCCGCACGTCGATCGCCTTCTTCCTGAGAGCGAACAGCAATTTGTACGAATCCGTTCGCAGCAAGCGGCTCACCTTCAGCTTCTATGATCTTCTCCTTCCGTTGTCGGACCATCTCAAGTCACTCGGACGACAGCAGCCCGACGTGATCGCGGCACCTCCTTCCGTACTGCGCGTGCTTGCAGAAGCACTCCGGTCCGGCAAGCTAGACGTTCGTCCCCGTCGGATCATCTCCGTCGCCGAGGTACTAGATCCGCTGGACCGGGAGGCGATCGGTCAAGCGTTCGGTCAAACCGTTCACCAGATTTATCAATGCACGGAGGGCTTTCTGGGCTGCACATGTCCGCACGGAACGCTTCATTTGAACGAAGATCTGGTCTATATCGAAAAGGAGTACGTGCCGGGTAGGTCTCGAACATTCGTACCGATCGTCACAGACATCTCCCGCACGACCCAGCCCATCGTCCGCTATCGGTTGAACGATCTGCTCACCGAGAGCGAATGGCCCTGCCCATGCGGGTCGCCTTATACCGCTATCGAACGGATTGAAGGCCGCTGCGACGATATTTTCTATGCAACCGGCAAGCAGGGAAACGGAGAACTGGTAACGGTTTATCCCGACTTCGTGACCCGCGCGATCATCGAATCCTCATCTGCTATCGAACAATACCGGACGGTTCAGACGGCGTTGGACAAATGGACGATCGAGCTTGAGCTGACGGAACATGGACGCGCTTCGACGGAGGATCTCGTTCGTCAGTCGATCGCGGCGTTATGCGATCGGTTGAGTTGCCGAATGCCCGAACTTGAATTCGCAGCTTACTCTTATCTTGCCGGGCCCAATAAGCTTCGGCGCGTCGAAAGGAAATACAAGCCGTGA
- a CDS encoding GNAT family N-acetyltransferase yields MSPRVDLFDASNVHEYTWPDTEYGLYAKRFLLPMLKHGSELYVRNVRTRLLILSIDGIPVPITVNDSEYDNSYVCSPYTHYVSYAKQELDLLGNRMLIASLGALLSGIGVLLKRASFNRIVHVNNWLLSTNLFPALAEEQWEAALDKLLAAFPDHAIAFRSLNPSLNARELDRLGSRKCRLVPSRQIYLLRTDDSNFGNAKSRWLLKRDDALADKHGYEKVDASGMTDEDVPRIAELYRMLYLEKYSFYNPQFSERLLEEALREGTLELFGYRRNGRLDAVLGFYARNGAMTTPLFGYDTSLPQELGLYRMLSSLLIELARDRGLLLHESSGAAQFKRNRGAVAEIEYTAVHIRHLPLSRRWCWSALEWLLVRIGVPLLRKYKL; encoded by the coding sequence GTGAGCCCGCGAGTCGATCTGTTCGACGCATCTAATGTGCATGAGTATACTTGGCCGGATACGGAATACGGCCTCTATGCCAAGCGATTCCTACTTCCGATGTTAAAGCATGGCTCCGAGCTGTACGTCCGGAATGTCCGTACGCGGCTTCTCATTCTCTCCATTGACGGAATACCGGTCCCCATCACCGTGAACGACTCGGAGTACGATAATTCCTACGTCTGCTCGCCTTATACCCATTATGTCAGCTATGCCAAGCAAGAGCTGGACCTGTTAGGCAATCGTATGCTTATCGCTAGCCTAGGCGCGCTGCTATCCGGGATCGGGGTATTGCTGAAGCGGGCGAGCTTTAATCGCATCGTTCACGTTAACAACTGGCTGTTGTCGACCAACCTTTTCCCTGCTCTTGCCGAGGAACAATGGGAGGCCGCGTTGGACAAGCTTCTGGCGGCATTTCCCGATCATGCCATCGCATTCCGCTCGTTAAATCCGTCCCTGAACGCCCGGGAGCTTGATCGGTTAGGTTCAAGGAAATGCCGACTCGTCCCGAGTAGGCAGATCTATCTGCTACGGACCGATGATTCCAACTTCGGCAATGCCAAGTCGCGCTGGTTGCTTAAACGAGACGACGCGCTAGCCGACAAGCACGGGTATGAGAAAGTTGACGCTAGCGGGATGACCGACGAGGATGTCCCTCGCATCGCAGAGCTATATCGGATGCTCTATTTAGAGAAATATTCCTTCTACAATCCGCAGTTCTCTGAAAGATTGTTGGAGGAAGCGCTCCGAGAAGGGACGCTTGAATTATTCGGTTATCGCCGCAATGGCCGCCTCGATGCCGTGCTCGGCTTCTATGCGCGGAACGGCGCAATGACGACGCCTCTCTTCGGGTACGATACGTCTCTCCCGCAGGAGCTTGGCTTATATCGGATGTTGTCTTCGTTGCTGATCGAACTGGCTAGAGATCGCGGTCTATTGCTGCATGAAAGCTCCGGGGCGGCCCAATTCAAACGGAATAGAGGCGCCGTTGCCGAGATCGAATATACGGCGGTTCATATCCGTCATTTGCCGTTAAGCCGCCGCTGGTGCTGGTCCGCGCTCGAATGGCTTCTAGTTAGGATCGGCGTACCGTTACTACGCAAATACAAACTTTAG
- a CDS encoding SDR family oxidoreductase — translation MADVEKIALVTGASSGFGLLIAVALAQKGLRVVATMRDPERQATLLREAEQSGVGARIDVVKLDVTDATTIEEAVSQTISKHGKIDVLVNNAGFAAGGFVEEVPMEAWRAQMETNFMGAVAVTRAVLPLMRRQADGAIIQIGSVSGRIGLPGYGAYAASKFAVEGFCESLRHEVAPFGIRVFLVEPGAYRTPIWSKGFAGIHSQPNSPYKRMMDPVLEYARKAAETSPDPQEVADLVARLAVGKRSRRLRYPIGRGARLLILASKLIPWGWIEAAVRRTLGK, via the coding sequence ATGGCAGACGTAGAGAAAATAGCGCTAGTCACAGGCGCCTCCAGCGGTTTTGGTCTGCTGATCGCAGTCGCATTGGCGCAAAAAGGACTCCGGGTCGTCGCCACGATGCGCGATCCGGAACGGCAAGCGACATTGTTGCGGGAAGCCGAACAGTCCGGTGTTGGCGCGAGAATAGATGTCGTGAAGCTCGATGTCACGGATGCTACAACGATTGAGGAAGCCGTATCGCAAACGATAAGCAAGCACGGTAAAATAGACGTGTTGGTGAATAATGCCGGATTCGCCGCGGGAGGCTTCGTCGAAGAGGTACCGATGGAAGCTTGGCGAGCGCAGATGGAGACGAACTTCATGGGAGCCGTAGCCGTGACTCGCGCCGTTCTGCCCCTGATGCGCCGGCAAGCAGACGGCGCTATCATTCAAATCGGCAGCGTTAGCGGCAGGATCGGCTTACCCGGATACGGCGCTTATGCCGCATCCAAGTTCGCGGTCGAAGGCTTCTGCGAAAGTCTTCGCCATGAGGTTGCGCCATTTGGCATCCGAGTCTTTCTCGTGGAGCCAGGTGCTTATCGCACGCCGATCTGGAGTAAAGGCTTCGCAGGTATTCATTCGCAACCGAATTCACCGTATAAGCGGATGATGGATCCCGTGCTCGAATATGCCCGCAAAGCGGCTGAAACCTCTCCGGATCCTCAGGAGGTCGCGGATCTGGTGGCCCGTCTTGCCGTTGGCAAACGTTCCCGGCGCCTGCGCTATCCGATCGGTCGCGGCGCGCGGTTGCTTATTCTGGCAAGCAAACTGATTCCCTGGGGCTGGATCGAAGCAGCCGTCCGCAGGACTCTGGGCAAGTGA
- a CDS encoding DUF998 domain-containing protein, protein MVEPKFILKPLSPIAVNAALLSVVLGILFVLLLGCLHLLEPEFDPMWRFISEYALGDFGWMMHLAFGVLAMCLISTCVAIFSQIRTIVGFIGLVILGISAVGMFFAAIFVTDPMTASPDEATFNGKMHVLGATLDYTPVAALLLSFALVRNQAWRPIRKRLFITAGITLIAMAAFMFQIPHDGQFGPDILAGLFGRLLILSYFGWLFTVGIHALKLSKQAVSS, encoded by the coding sequence ATGGTTGAACCGAAATTCATCTTGAAACCTTTATCTCCGATTGCCGTCAATGCCGCCCTGCTGTCCGTCGTCTTAGGGATTCTATTCGTTCTTCTTCTAGGGTGTCTTCATCTATTGGAGCCGGAATTTGATCCGATGTGGCGCTTTATTAGCGAATACGCACTTGGCGACTTCGGTTGGATGATGCATCTTGCATTCGGAGTTCTGGCTATGTGTCTGATTAGCACTTGCGTGGCAATCTTCTCGCAAATCCGCACGATTGTTGGATTTATCGGACTCGTAATCCTTGGAATAAGCGCGGTCGGCATGTTCTTCGCGGCGATTTTCGTTACCGACCCGATGACCGCAAGTCCAGATGAAGCTACGTTTAACGGCAAAATGCACGTACTCGGAGCAACATTAGATTATACCCCGGTGGCTGCTCTTCTGCTCAGCTTTGCTTTGGTTCGCAACCAAGCTTGGAGGCCTATTCGCAAGCGATTGTTTATTACCGCTGGTATTACCTTGATTGCCATGGCTGCTTTTATGTTTCAGATTCCTCACGATGGACAGTTTGGCCCCGACATTCTTGCCGGTCTATTCGGACGATTATTGATCTTGTCCTATTTCGGGTGGCTCTTCACCGTTGGGATACATGCGCTTAAGCTAAGTAAACAAGCCGTGAGTAGTTAA
- a CDS encoding alpha/beta fold hydrolase — MNSRTKVSKDRKLRELTVERIVALHPNLAWEGWTRPEHIARWWGPRSWTATVHEMDVRPGGLWRYSLISDDGNGEEAFCRAVYHEVNEPSELVYTDSFADKDWNIVENSDMLTTVSFKEVSNGTRLRIVTRFANVQDLDNAEAMGMVEGFTDAFSRLEQYLNTITGGTTMQTIFSKDGTKIAYDKKGNGQAIILVAAAAADHRDAAQLADQLANHFTVYNFDRRGRGQSSDAATYAPEREVEDIQAIIAAAGGKAYLFGSSSGAVLALDAASKLGEQVTKLFLYEPPFIINDSRSPVPADYVSRLNELIETDRRSDAVEYFMTAAVGIPAEFVEYMKADPSWKNMERMAHTLAYDGRIMGDTQSGNPLPTDRWQVNVPTAIMTGENSEPLFHDAAKALADLLPQAEHRLLAGQDHSAVVMAPESLASIIVDFLRIPVAKQEVNLSD; from the coding sequence TTGAACAGTCGAACTAAAGTGAGCAAGGACAGGAAACTAAGAGAACTCACAGTCGAAAGAATCGTTGCCTTGCATCCTAATCTTGCATGGGAAGGCTGGACTCGACCGGAACATATCGCGCGTTGGTGGGGACCTCGATCATGGACCGCTACCGTGCACGAAATGGATGTTAGACCTGGCGGGCTCTGGCGCTATAGTCTGATATCGGACGACGGAAACGGGGAAGAGGCTTTCTGCAGAGCCGTCTATCACGAAGTCAACGAACCATCCGAACTTGTCTACACCGACTCTTTCGCCGACAAGGACTGGAATATCGTAGAGAACAGCGACATGTTAACGACCGTTTCATTTAAAGAGGTCAGCAACGGAACTAGACTCCGCATCGTTACGCGGTTCGCGAATGTTCAAGACTTGGACAATGCCGAAGCTATGGGGATGGTTGAAGGGTTTACGGATGCCTTTAGTCGCCTTGAACAATACTTGAACACAATTACTGGAGGTACGACTATGCAAACGATATTTTCTAAAGATGGAACAAAGATTGCCTATGACAAAAAGGGAAATGGACAAGCGATCATATTAGTAGCGGCAGCTGCTGCCGACCATAGGGATGCCGCACAATTGGCCGATCAGCTTGCTAATCATTTTACAGTTTACAACTTCGATCGCCGCGGGCGCGGTCAAAGCTCCGATGCCGCTACATATGCGCCCGAACGGGAAGTCGAGGACATCCAAGCCATTATTGCCGCCGCAGGAGGTAAAGCCTACTTGTTCGGAAGTTCGTCCGGCGCCGTGTTAGCCCTTGATGCGGCGAGCAAGTTGGGCGAGCAAGTGACTAAGCTATTTCTGTACGAACCGCCGTTTATTATTAATGATAGCCGTTCGCCAGTGCCGGCAGATTACGTTAGTCGCCTGAACGAACTGATCGAAACCGACAGAAGAAGCGATGCCGTCGAATATTTCATGACCGCAGCCGTCGGAATCCCCGCCGAGTTTGTCGAGTACATGAAAGCAGATCCATCCTGGAAGAACATGGAGCGTATGGCGCATACGCTAGCTTACGATGGCCGCATTATGGGCGATACCCAATCCGGTAATCCGCTCCCGACTGACCGGTGGCAGGTTAACGTACCAACTGCGATTATGACCGGAGAGAACAGCGAACCGTTGTTCCATGACGCGGCCAAAGCGCTTGCCGATCTATTGCCGCAAGCCGAGCACCGGCTTCTCGCCGGACAAGATCATTCGGCAGTCGTAATGGCGCCAGAATCCTTGGCTTCGATAATCGTCGATTTTCTTCGTATTCCCGTGGCCAAACAAGAGGTGAATTTGAGTGACTGA
- a CDS encoding ArsR/SmtB family transcription factor: MNITLLQQNLFTISEPNRFNIVELLKQAPRSVSEIVQALNLGQPQVSRHLRILSEAGLVRSRTKAQQRIYSLEAQPFQDLDAWFDSFSRLWEERLDNFEDYMLDYSKKEKP, translated from the coding sequence ATGAACATAACCCTATTGCAACAAAATCTATTTACGATCTCAGAGCCAAACCGTTTTAACATCGTAGAGCTTCTCAAACAAGCGCCTCGTTCGGTAAGCGAAATCGTTCAGGCGCTTAACCTCGGACAACCGCAAGTGTCGCGCCATTTGCGAATATTGAGCGAGGCAGGGTTGGTACGATCGCGTACCAAAGCACAACAGCGAATATATAGCCTTGAAGCTCAGCCGTTTCAGGATCTCGATGCTTGGTTCGATTCGTTCAGCCGCTTGTGGGAAGAACGTCTCGACAATTTCGAGGATTATATGCTCGACTATTCCAAGAAGGAGAAGCCTTGA
- a CDS encoding ABC transporter ATP-binding protein, with the protein MLLEGKNLGFRYDGNDWLFRNLDVTVHSGEIVGLVGPSGCGKTTLGQVLAGHQLPVEGVIALNGQALPRSGYHPVQLVFQHPERAVNPRWRMSRVLDEGGIPDPAFMDALGIQESWLQRTPSELSGGELQRICIARALGGNARFLIADEMTTMLDAITQAQIWHAVLEAAKARNLGLLVISHDQQLVERICDRRISFW; encoded by the coding sequence ATGCTTCTTGAGGGGAAGAATCTCGGCTTCCGATACGACGGGAACGATTGGTTGTTCCGGAATCTGGATGTGACCGTTCATTCCGGCGAGATCGTAGGTCTTGTCGGACCAAGCGGATGCGGCAAAACGACGTTAGGGCAAGTCCTTGCAGGGCATCAATTGCCTGTGGAAGGTGTGATTGCCCTGAATGGACAGGCTTTGCCGAGAAGTGGCTATCATCCGGTTCAATTGGTGTTTCAGCATCCGGAACGAGCGGTCAACCCGCGGTGGCGTATGAGCCGTGTTTTAGATGAGGGAGGAATACCCGATCCGGCATTCATGGATGCGTTGGGTATTCAGGAAAGCTGGTTGCAGCGAACGCCTAGTGAATTATCCGGCGGAGAGTTGCAGCGAATATGCATCGCGAGGGCTTTGGGCGGGAACGCTCGTTTCCTCATTGCCGACGAGATGACCACGATGCTCGATGCGATCACGCAAGCGCAAATCTGGCATGCCGTGCTCGAAGCGGCCAAAGCTCGAAACCTTGGACTTCTTGTAATCAGCCATGACCAGCAATTAGTCGAACGAATTTGCGATAGGCGGATATCCTTCTGGTAA
- a CDS encoding ABC transporter ATP-binding protein, producing the protein MALLKVDKLSVSFMQYTGGLRQQIVQTITDLHLSVNAGEIVAVFGSSGSGKSLLAHAIMGILPDNATMSGTIHFDGRILDQDRALSLRGKEIALVPQSVNYLDPLMRVGAQVRTTAVGEDRASAQRAIFKRYRLNDNVERMFPFQLSGGMARRVLVSTAAISGARLIIADEPTPGMHPDDVTEALNTFRELADNGCAVLFITHDIEAALRIADRIAVFYAGTTVETALAADFAGDGERLRHPYSKALWQALPQNAFVPIPGAQPRPDHLPSGCLFAPRCARVTDACTESRPEMREVRGGSARCIHAS; encoded by the coding sequence GTGGCTCTATTAAAGGTCGATAAGCTTTCCGTATCTTTTATGCAATACACGGGTGGCCTACGGCAACAAATCGTTCAGACGATCACCGATTTGCATTTATCTGTGAATGCCGGCGAGATCGTCGCCGTATTCGGTTCAAGCGGATCGGGCAAGAGCCTGCTTGCGCACGCGATTATGGGAATTCTACCGGATAATGCCACAATGTCCGGGACGATCCACTTCGATGGCCGAATATTGGATCAGGATAGAGCGTTATCTCTTCGGGGTAAAGAAATCGCGCTGGTGCCGCAGTCGGTGAACTATCTGGATCCGCTTATGAGAGTCGGGGCGCAGGTAAGGACGACTGCCGTCGGAGAGGATCGGGCGTCCGCGCAGCGAGCTATCTTTAAGCGGTATCGGCTTAACGACAACGTAGAGCGAATGTTTCCGTTTCAATTGTCGGGCGGTATGGCGCGTCGAGTGTTGGTTTCCACGGCCGCGATCAGCGGTGCCCGACTGATCATAGCGGACGAACCGACGCCGGGCATGCACCCGGACGACGTAACGGAAGCTCTTAACACGTTTAGAGAATTGGCGGATAACGGCTGTGCCGTATTGTTCATCACGCACGATATCGAGGCGGCGCTGCGTATTGCAGACCGCATTGCCGTTTTTTATGCAGGAACGACAGTGGAAACCGCGCTAGCGGCGGACTTCGCGGGAGATGGCGAACGGCTTCGGCATCCCTACAGCAAAGCATTATGGCAGGCGTTGCCGCAAAATGCATTCGTTCCGATTCCGGGCGCTCAGCCTAGACCCGATCATTTGCCTTCGGGTTGTCTGTTCGCCCCGCGTTGCGCTCGGGTTACGGACGCTTGTACGGAGTCGCGACCGGAGATGCGCGAAGTTCGAGGCGGGTCGGCGAGGTGTATCCATGCTTCTTGA